The DNA segment ACGAAGTTCTGCACCGAATGCAACTGCAATCTGTTCTTCTACAAGGTCAATACCGTAACGAACTTCGGTAATACCGTGTTCAACCTGCAGGCGGGTGTTAACTTCAATGAGGTAAGGTTCGCCATCAGGAGTTACGAGGAATTCAACCGTAGCAAGAGAGTCGTATCCAACAGCTTTAACAAGACTGCGTGAATATCCTTTGAGACGCTCACGTAACTCTGGAGTAATAAGTTCAGAAGGAGATGGGGTAATTTCTACCAGCTTCTGATGGTTACGCTGAATACTACAATCGCGCTCGTCAAATGCGAATACGTTGCCGTATTTATCGCTGATTACCTGAATTTCAATGTGGCGCGCGGATGCTAAGAACTTCTCAATGTACAGACGCGGGTTGCCGAAAGATGCCTGCGCCATTGTGGACGCTTTAACAAAAGCACTCTCAAGCTCATCCTGATTCTGGATTAAGAAAATACCACGACCACCACCGCCGCCTTCTGCTTTGAGCATGATCGGGAAGCCGATCTTTTCGCAGTATTCACGTGCGGTTGGAATGTCTACAGCGCCCTCGGAACCCGGTACAACAGGTACACCAAGTTCTTGTGCAAGAGCACGAACCTGTACTTTGTTGCCAAGCAGGTTCATGGATTCCGCTGTGGAACCAATAAAGATGATACCTTCTTCGGCACATCGTGTAGGGAACCTGTGGTCTTCAGAGGCAAAGCCCCAACCAGGGTGAATAGCTACCACGCCGCGCTTTTTTGCCAGACTAATAATTCTGTCAATATCAAGGTACGCTCGAGGGTCAGAACCAAGTAAAAGAAGTTCTTGAGCGGCTGATGCGGCAGGAGACGTTTTGTCGATATCTGTAGCCGTCATTACAGCCACAGCATCAAAACGCTCACGAATTGAGCGACAAATACGACGGGCAGGAATGCCCCTGTTGGCAACCAGAATTGGTTTACCTTTCACTTCATCCATAATTTCTTTAAACGTCTTAATCGCCATTCAATCCTCGTTATGCAGCGTCGGTGACATTTTGCAAATAAATAACCCATCGGGTGAACTAATCACGGGTGGAGGGAAATACTACCCGAATGTATGATCTTCTCTCCGCTTGATTGACGGAGTCGAAGCCCACCATCTTGAGAAATACCCATTATCCTGCCCGACCGATTGACTAGATCACTTCCGTGGATCCATACTTCTCGCCCCAGCCAAGCAAGTTGTTTTTCAACACTCGAAATTAATTTCTCGGTAGTATACTGAACAACCTGTGCGTTGTAGCAAAAATGCATGTAGTCTACAAGTGTCTGCCACATCTGTAATATCGGCATGGTTTGTTCTTTTTTGCACAAACTGCTTGCAGGAATGGACCATTCATTCCGCAAGAGTTCGGCCGGAGGGGACGAATGGACGTTGAGCCCAATACCGGCCATTAGTATCCCGGCACGTTCCTCCAACAAAATCCCGCCAATTTTTTTATCGCCTACCAGTATATCATTAGGCCACTTGATTTGTGCAGTATAACCAAGTTCCTGTAATGCTCTAGCTAGCAGAAAGCCGATAGCTAATGATCCAATTTCATTAGCAAAAAATCCTGTTGATGGGAGTCGTATTGCAGCGTAAATATTTCCTTCAGGTGACTCCCAGCCTCGTCTTAATTGCCCACGTCCTTTTTCCTGACGTAATCCTAAAATAGAGTCCCATTCGTTCAAGATTTTGTTTTCATTAAAGAAACGTGCAACATCTAAAGTTGAACTACAAGCTCCACATATATATATATCTGCTGGAAAGGATGGTAACTGTGAGCTGTACATGGAAAGATTACCGCGTTGTACCCCACTCCATTGTTGGTTGTTTAAGGAACTCCAGCCCGCATGAGATTTAGCTATTTGTTCAGGTGTTGTCCCTGAAGCAATCTCGGAAATCTGATCATGTAAAACAAAACAAGTACGCATATTGTTGTCCGTAGCTATAGTAGCTTGGAGAGGTTTTCCTTGGAAACTATCTCTGCTTGCAGTATGACAAGGGTATGAAATTTTATTTAGTTGGTGGCGCAGTGCGCGATATGTTGCTTGGTATCTCTCCAAAAGAATACGACTTTGTATTCGATGGAACCGTTGAAGAGTTTATAAGCTGCAATCCTACAGCACGCAAGGCTGGAAACGATTTTACCATATGCATTTTGCAAGGGACAGAGTATGCTCCAATAAGAGGAAGCAATATTGCTGAAGATCTTACATTTAGGGATCTTACTATTAATTCTCTCGCTCTTGATGAGGATGCACGTCTTTATTCTTTGCCTGATACCTTGCATGATCTTCAAAAAAAAATACTTCGACCTGCTTCACCAACCGCTTTTTTACAGGACCCTCTTCGAGTTTTTCGTGTAGCTCGTTTTGCCGCAGCGTTTCCAGATTTTTCAGTACACCCTGATACCTTTGCTCAGATGCGGCATGTAGCAAGCATGGGGCTTCTGAAAACGCTTACGCCCGAACGGGTTGGTACTGAGCTTTTAAAAGCTCTTGGCTCTGTGCAGCCCGGCAGGTTCTTACAGGTTCTTGATGAGGCAATGTGCTTAGATTACTGGTTTTCTGAGCTGAGCCGGATGTCCTCAATCCCTGCTGGTCCTATACAGTACCACTCTAATGACTGTCTTGCACATACTGTAAACACTGTTAACCGATGCAGAGGTAATGTAACTGCCTGTTATATGGCGGTTTGTCACGATTTAGGAAAACAGGAAACAAAAAAAGACCTTCTCCCACGTCATATCGGACATGAAAAACGTGGTGAAGAGTTGGCAATACGCTTGGGAAAACGTCTTAAGCTTTCCTCGCATCTGATAAAAGCTGGTGCAATTGCTGCACGGTTGCATATGAAAGCAGGACAATACCCTTCACTTCGGATCGGAACAAAGGTTGATCTGCTCTACTCTCTTCATACTCAGAGGGTTGTGAAGCCTTTTTTTAAGATGATAGAGGCAGATTCCGGATGTAATTACCTACCTCAGGCGCAAGCAGATCTTAAAGTAATCCTTTCAGTATCATTGCCTTCAGAGATGCAGAATCTAGGGGAAGAATCTGGAAAGCGGCTGCGTGAGTTACGTTGTTTGGCGTTAAGTTCTTCGTAACCATATGATTTTGTATTAAAAAAGAAAAAGCCCCGAAGAGAAGTTCTTCGGGGCTTTAAAGTCGGTTTAATTACCTACTATTTGAAAGCTTTTTCAAAGTTAGGAACAACCTGTTTTTTACGGCTCATTACGCCGTCAAGCCATACGGAGTCGTTACCTGCAACGCCGAATGCTTTTTCAACAACGGATGCGTCGTCAGAACAGATGAGCATTTCAGAACCTTCTTTCATGATGTCAGTGAGAAGAAGGAATACGGAATGACGGCCGTCTGCTTTAACTTTAGCAATTTCTTCTTTGAGGCCGTCTTTAACAGCGTCAAGGAGAGAAA comes from the Halodesulfovibrio marinisediminis DSM 17456 genome and includes:
- a CDS encoding biotin--[acetyl-CoA-carboxylase] ligase, yielding MRTCFVLHDQISEIASGTTPEQIAKSHAGWSSLNNQQWSGVQRGNLSMYSSQLPSFPADIYICGACSSTLDVARFFNENKILNEWDSILGLRQEKGRGQLRRGWESPEGNIYAAIRLPSTGFFANEIGSLAIGFLLARALQELGYTAQIKWPNDILVGDKKIGGILLEERAGILMAGIGLNVHSSPPAELLRNEWSIPASSLCKKEQTMPILQMWQTLVDYMHFCYNAQVVQYTTEKLISSVEKQLAWLGREVWIHGSDLVNRSGRIMGISQDGGLRLRQSSGEKIIHSGSISLHP